The Pyrobaculum sp. 3827-6 genome has a segment encoding these proteins:
- the uppS gene encoding polyprenyl diphosphate synthase has product MLGSASVKIPTHIAVIPDGNRRYARKAGLDFYHAYKRGVEKVRSFLTWALEFREIRNVTFYALSTENLQRSRLELEILFRIFEEELRKTLEDPLIHENRVRIRFIGDRTLLPGRVVKFMEELESATKNYSNYHVTLALGYGGRAEIVRCVKRILAGEVKLAEITEDALFHCLDTRDLPNPEPDVVLRTGGEKRLSNFLLYQAAYSELIFLDKLWPEVEREDLAYVVEEYSRRQRRFGR; this is encoded by the coding sequence ATGTTGGGGAGCGCGTCTGTTAAGATACCGACGCACATAGCCGTCATACCAGACGGCAATAGGCGATACGCCAGGAAAGCCGGCCTCGACTTCTACCACGCATATAAGCGGGGGGTTGAGAAGGTGAGGAGCTTCCTAACATGGGCGCTGGAGTTTAGAGAAATTAGAAACGTAACCTTCTACGCCCTCTCCACGGAGAACCTACAGAGAAGCAGGCTGGAGCTGGAGATACTATTCCGCATATTCGAGGAAGAGTTAAGAAAAACGTTGGAGGACCCCCTAATCCATGAAAACAGGGTGAGAATCCGCTTCATAGGCGACCGGACCCTCCTGCCGGGGAGGGTGGTGAAGTTTATGGAGGAGCTGGAGTCAGCTACAAAGAACTACTCCAACTACCACGTCACCCTAGCCTTGGGCTACGGCGGACGCGCCGAGATTGTCCGTTGCGTCAAGAGGATACTCGCCGGCGAGGTGAAGCTGGCGGAGATAACAGAAGACGCGCTTTTCCACTGCCTCGACACTAGGGACTTGCCGAACCCTGAGCCCGACGTCGTGTTGAGAACCGGCGGCGAGAAGAGGCTGAGCAACTTCCTCCTCTACCAAGCTGCCTACTCGGAGCTCATATTCCTCGACAAGCTCTGGCCCGAGGTGGAGAGGGAGGACCTGGCATACGTGGTGGAGGAGTACTCCCGCAGGCAGAGGAGATTTGGGAGGTGA
- the metG gene encoding methionine--tRNA ligase subunit beta: MSLVSIEDFKRIDLRIGKVVEAARVEGSKKLIRLVVDLGAEKRQIVAGLAEHYRPEELVGRYVVVVANLQPKKLMGLESQGMLLATCDKPVLLTIEKGGDEHVGERVC; encoded by the coding sequence ATGTCGTTAGTTTCCATAGAGGACTTTAAGCGGATTGATCTACGTATAGGCAAAGTAGTTGAGGCCGCGAGGGTCGAGGGATCTAAGAAGCTTATAAGACTTGTGGTTGACCTCGGCGCCGAGAAGAGGCAGATAGTAGCCGGGTTAGCCGAGCACTACAGGCCAGAGGAGCTCGTAGGGAGGTACGTCGTGGTGGTGGCTAACCTCCAGCCTAAGAAGTTGATGGGGCTGGAGAGCCAAGGCATGTTGCTAGCCACATGCGACAAGCCCGTCCTCCTCACCATCGAGAAGGGAGGCGACGAACATGTTGGGGAGCGCGTCTGTTAA